In a genomic window of Pseudomonadota bacterium:
- a CDS encoding flagellar basal body protein FliL, translating to MADDEDLELDEGAKKKGGSKLKLIIVLSVVGVLVLGGTIGATLFFTGAFSGGDEEEAAAAKPDRKKAPKQAQYLALDPPFVVNFETQNQIRFLQIAVEVMTREPPLLESVKLHMPAIRNNLVILFSSQDAVAVGTREGKEQLRVATLAEINKILKKETGEAGLEAVYFTSFVMQ from the coding sequence ATGGCAGACGACGAAGATCTCGAACTCGACGAAGGCGCGAAGAAGAAGGGCGGCTCGAAACTCAAGCTGATCATCGTTCTAAGCGTCGTCGGTGTACTTGTTCTGGGGGGTACGATAGGCGCGACCCTCTTCTTTACCGGGGCCTTTTCCGGCGGAGACGAGGAAGAAGCGGCGGCCGCCAAGCCCGATAGGAAGAAAGCGCCCAAGCAGGCGCAGTATTTGGCGTTGGACCCGCCCTTCGTGGTGAATTTCGAAACCCAGAACCAGATACGCTTTTTGCAGATCGCCGTGGAAGTCATGACGCGGGAGCCGCCCTTGCTCGAGTCTGTCAAGCTGCACATGCCCGCGATCCGCAACAACCTGGTGATACTGTTCAGCAGCCAGGATGCGGTTGCCGTGGGTACGCGCGAGGGCAAGGAGCAGTTGCGGGTGGCGACCCTTGCGGAGATCAACAAGATACTGAAAAAGGAGACCGGCGAGGCCGGTTTGGAAGCCGTCTACTTCACCAGTTTCGTGATGCAATAA
- the fliJ gene encoding flagellar export protein FliJ: MNRSQRMEPVVRVAGRREEDAARELAQQRDLLVRHEKQLLELQAYRGEYIARLQDQSGSGVNASRLQDYRVFLDKLDTAIGQQERIVAHQQCEVDRFNQRWMELRTRCNAMDKAVERLRSEERRKADRREQHESDERTNQRYRSRF; this comes from the coding sequence ATGAATCGATCACAACGTATGGAGCCGGTCGTTCGCGTCGCCGGACGCCGCGAAGAGGATGCGGCCCGCGAGCTGGCGCAACAGCGCGACTTGCTGGTTCGTCATGAAAAGCAATTGCTGGAACTGCAGGCCTACCGTGGTGAGTATATTGCCCGCCTGCAGGATCAGAGCGGGAGTGGGGTCAACGCCTCACGTCTGCAGGATTATCGCGTTTTCCTCGACAAGCTCGACACCGCCATCGGGCAGCAGGAGCGCATCGTCGCGCACCAGCAGTGCGAAGTGGATCGTTTCAATCAGCGCTGGATGGAATTGCGGACACGCTGCAATGCCATGGACAAGGCGGTAGAGCGCCTGCGCAGCGAAGAGCGGCGCAAGGCCGATCGACGCGAGCAGCACGAAAGCGACGAGCGTACCAATCAGCGATATCGCAGTCGCTTCTAG
- a CDS encoding flagellar type III secretion system protein FlhB, giving the protein MADEDNSQEKTEQPTPKRLKEARDKGQIARSRELNTMAMMLVSAAALLLLGPNLVGQLGELMSDGLRIERAQAFDLAAMLEVPAEMVGRALELLMPLFLFLVVVAILAPLALGGWAFSPQSIAPKLERISPLKGIKRVFSSRGLMEMIKALAKFALVASVAVGLLWNLADDFLGLGQEPLRQGMAHMGSLLGWSFLLLSATTILIAAIDVPFQLWYHHKQLRMTRQEIKDEMKETEGRPEVKGKIRNLQREIAQRRMMAEVPKADVVITNPTHFAVALRYDQDRMRAPRVVAKGRDLIAQQIRTIALDSGVYILSAPPLARALYHTTEIDQEVPSELYLAVAQVLAYVYQLRIVRREGGKAPDQPTDLPVPDQYH; this is encoded by the coding sequence ATGGCCGACGAAGACAACAGTCAGGAAAAAACCGAACAACCTACTCCCAAACGCCTGAAAGAGGCGCGGGACAAAGGGCAGATCGCGCGCTCGCGGGAACTCAACACCATGGCCATGATGCTGGTCTCGGCCGCTGCGCTGTTGCTGTTGGGCCCCAATCTGGTAGGGCAACTGGGTGAGCTGATGAGCGATGGTCTGCGCATCGAGCGTGCTCAGGCGTTCGATCTCGCGGCGATGCTGGAGGTGCCGGCCGAGATGGTGGGCCGGGCTCTGGAGCTGCTGATGCCGCTGTTTCTCTTCCTGGTGGTCGTCGCAATCCTGGCGCCTTTGGCGCTCGGTGGCTGGGCGTTCAGCCCGCAGTCGATTGCACCGAAACTTGAGCGCATCAGCCCGCTGAAAGGGATCAAGCGGGTCTTCTCCTCGCGCGGTCTGATGGAGATGATCAAGGCACTCGCCAAATTCGCCCTGGTGGCCAGTGTCGCCGTGGGATTGCTCTGGAACCTGGCCGACGATTTCCTCGGTCTCGGGCAGGAGCCGCTGCGTCAGGGCATGGCCCACATGGGCAGCCTGTTAGGCTGGTCGTTCTTGTTGTTGTCCGCGACCACGATTCTGATCGCGGCGATCGATGTGCCGTTTCAGCTCTGGTATCACCACAAACAGCTGCGCATGACCCGCCAGGAAATCAAGGACGAGATGAAAGAGACCGAGGGGCGTCCCGAGGTCAAAGGCAAGATCCGCAACCTGCAGCGCGAAATCGCCCAGCGGCGCATGATGGCCGAAGTGCCCAAGGCCGATGTGGTGATCACCAATCCCACGCATTTCGCCGTGGCGCTGCGTTACGACCAGGATCGGATGCGCGCCCCGCGGGTGGTGGCCAAGGGCCGGGATCTCATTGCGCAGCAGATCCGTACCATCGCGCTCGATTCCGGTGTCTACATCCTGTCGGCACCGCCGCTGGCGCGTGCCCTCTACCACACCACCGAAATCGATCAGGAGGTTCCCTCCGAGCTCTATCTGGCGGTGGCGCAGGTGCTGGCCTATGTCTATCAGCTGCGCATCGTGCGCCGCGAGGGCGGCAAAGCGCCCGATCAGCCGACGGACCTGCCGGTTCCCGATCAATACCACTAG
- a CDS encoding flagellar motor switch protein FliM — protein MSTDLLSQDEIDALLHGVSDGDVETEGDQGLAPGEARAYDFTSQDRIVRGRMPTLEMINERFARHFRVSLFNMLRRTPEISVGGVQMLKFSEYVHSLYVPTSLNLHHIKPLRGTALCVVDPKLVFTVVDNFFGGSGQFHTKIEGREFTSTEMRVVRMLLEDVFKDLKEAWSPVMPVTFEYLNSEVNPHFANIVSPTEVVVVNTFHIELEGGGGDLHLTMPYSMIEPIRDVLDAGIQSDRSDIDERWIRAMREQTKEANVHLSSVLATTTVSLRELVEAKPGDVIPIELPEHVVLYAEDTPVFLGRYGVHNGSHAIQIDRRVERPDG, from the coding sequence ATGTCCACCGACCTGCTCAGCCAAGACGAAATCGACGCCCTGTTGCACGGGGTGTCGGATGGCGATGTCGAGACCGAAGGCGACCAGGGCCTGGCCCCGGGCGAAGCACGGGCCTACGACTTCACCAGCCAGGACCGCATCGTGCGTGGACGCATGCCGACGCTGGAGATGATCAATGAGCGCTTCGCCCGTCATTTCCGCGTGAGCCTGTTCAACATGCTGCGGCGTACTCCGGAGATCTCTGTGGGTGGGGTGCAGATGCTGAAGTTCAGCGAGTATGTACACAGCCTCTACGTGCCCACCAGCCTCAATCTGCACCATATCAAACCGCTGCGCGGGACGGCCCTTTGCGTGGTCGATCCCAAGCTGGTCTTCACGGTGGTCGACAACTTCTTCGGCGGAAGCGGTCAGTTTCACACCAAGATCGAAGGTCGTGAGTTCACCTCGACGGAGATGCGCGTGGTGCGCATGCTGTTGGAAGATGTGTTCAAGGATCTCAAAGAGGCGTGGTCACCGGTGATGCCGGTGACCTTCGAGTATCTCAACTCCGAGGTCAATCCCCACTTCGCCAATATCGTCAGCCCCACCGAGGTGGTGGTGGTCAACACCTTTCACATCGAGCTGGAGGGCGGCGGTGGCGATCTCCATCTCACCATGCCCTATTCGATGATCGAACCCATTCGGGATGTGCTCGACGCGGGTATCCAGAGCGATCGCTCCGATATCGATGAGCGCTGGATACGCGCGATGCGTGAGCAGACCAAGGAGGCCAATGTGCATCTGAGCAGCGTTCTGGCCACGACGACGGTCAGCCTGCGTGAACTGGTGGAGGCTAAACCCGGTGACGTTATTCCGATCGAGTTGCCGGAACACGTAGTGCTCTATGCCGAAGATACCCCGGTGTTTCTCGGACGCTACGGTGTCCACAACGGTTCACACGCGATCCAGATTGATCGACGTGTGGAACGCCCCGATGGGTGA
- the fliI gene encoding flagellar protein export ATPase FliI yields MTDPATRSERSAHWARLLSHRAELVQGAARPVVEGKLTRMVGLTLEAVGCQAPVGGRCRVVAPRGDSVEAEVVGFAGERLYLMPTGDIRGLVPDARVIPTGHGVEAHVGPGLLGRVVDGAGKPLDGAGPIRADERIPLTGRSINPMTREPISEPLDVGVRAINSLFTVGRGQRMGLFAGSGVGKSVLLGMMTRYTTADVTVVGMIGERGREVKEFVRNILGPEGMERAVVVATPADHTPLMRLHGAMLATSIAEYFRDQGLQVLLLMDSLTRYAQAQREVALAIGEPPATKGYPPSVFAKLPQLVERAGNGDKGGGSITAFYTVLTEGDDENDPIADAARAILDGHIVLSRELADAGHYPAIDMERSISRAMLEITDKPQQKAARSFKQVYSTYRQSRDLITVGAYQVGSDARIDEAISYHPRQLEFLRQDMGNAVRLDASIEQLQDLMAEAKTTLK; encoded by the coding sequence ATGACCGATCCCGCGACCAGGAGTGAGCGCAGCGCCCATTGGGCGAGACTGTTGAGTCATCGCGCGGAACTGGTGCAGGGCGCCGCGCGTCCTGTCGTGGAAGGCAAACTGACCCGCATGGTGGGCCTGACGCTCGAGGCGGTGGGTTGCCAGGCTCCGGTGGGCGGCCGCTGCCGCGTGGTGGCACCCAGGGGTGATTCGGTCGAGGCCGAAGTGGTGGGTTTTGCCGGCGAGCGACTCTATCTCATGCCCACCGGTGATATTCGCGGTCTGGTGCCCGATGCGCGTGTCATCCCCACTGGTCACGGTGTGGAAGCCCACGTCGGACCCGGGTTGCTCGGGAGGGTGGTGGACGGTGCCGGCAAGCCGCTCGATGGCGCGGGTCCGATCCGGGCAGACGAGCGGATCCCGCTAACCGGGCGCTCCATCAACCCGATGACCCGCGAGCCCATCAGCGAACCTCTCGATGTCGGCGTGCGTGCGATCAACTCGCTGTTCACGGTAGGGCGTGGTCAGCGGATGGGCCTGTTTGCCGGCAGCGGGGTGGGCAAGAGCGTGCTGCTGGGCATGATGACCCGCTACACCACGGCCGACGTCACAGTGGTCGGGATGATCGGCGAACGTGGCCGCGAGGTGAAGGAGTTCGTGCGCAATATCCTCGGCCCCGAAGGTATGGAGCGGGCCGTGGTGGTGGCAACACCCGCCGACCACACGCCGCTGATGCGCCTGCACGGCGCGATGCTGGCAACCAGTATCGCGGAGTATTTTCGCGATCAGGGTTTGCAGGTGTTGCTGTTGATGGATTCGCTGACCCGCTATGCGCAGGCGCAACGCGAGGTCGCGCTGGCCATCGGCGAGCCGCCGGCGACCAAGGGGTATCCGCCATCGGTGTTCGCGAAACTGCCACAACTCGTGGAGCGCGCAGGAAATGGCGACAAGGGGGGTGGTTCGATCACTGCCTTCTATACCGTGTTGACGGAAGGCGATGATGAGAACGATCCCATCGCCGATGCGGCACGCGCGATTCTCGACGGCCATATTGTATTGTCACGTGAGCTGGCCGATGCTGGACACTACCCCGCCATCGATATGGAGCGCTCCATAAGTCGCGCCATGCTGGAGATTACCGACAAACCCCAACAGAAGGCCGCGCGAAGCTTCAAGCAGGTCTACTCTACCTATCGCCAGAGCCGGGATCTGATTACGGTGGGTGCCTATCAGGTGGGGAGCGATGCGCGGATCGACGAGGCGATCTCCTATCATCCGCGCCAACTCGAGTTTCTGCGTCAGGACATGGGTAACGCGGTCAGATTGGATGCCAGCATCGAGCAGCTGCAAGACCTGATGGCCGAGGCGAAGACTACACTGAAGTAA
- the fliQ gene encoding flagellar biosynthetic protein FliQ, translating to MDADLVITIGQQAMKVMVLLAAPLLLSALLVGLLVGMLQAATQINEMTLSFIPKLMVLVAVLAIAGPWMLGVIVDYTQDLIESLPVLVG from the coding sequence GTGGATGCGGATCTGGTTATTACGATAGGACAACAGGCGATGAAGGTGATGGTGCTGCTCGCTGCACCGTTGCTGCTTTCCGCGCTGCTTGTCGGATTGCTCGTCGGCATGTTGCAGGCAGCGACACAGATCAATGAGATGACACTCAGCTTCATTCCCAAACTGATGGTATTGGTGGCGGTGCTTGCGATTGCAGGACCGTGGATGTTGGGGGTGATCGTCGATTACACCCAGGATCTGATCGAGAGTTTACCGGTGTTGGTGGGTTAG
- the fliN gene encoding flagellar motor switch protein FliN: MSDDATEESGNATDEWAEAMAEQAIEDAAPAAGKKSVERAQFQDLQPALKGPGGKEVNLDVVMDIPVTLAMEIGRTKISIRNLLQLNQGSVVELDRLAGEPMDVLVNGTLIAHGEVVVVNEKFGIRLTDVVSPSERVKRLT, translated from the coding sequence ATGAGTGACGACGCGACTGAAGAATCTGGCAACGCGACGGATGAGTGGGCCGAGGCGATGGCGGAGCAGGCCATCGAGGACGCAGCGCCGGCCGCCGGCAAGAAGTCGGTCGAGCGTGCCCAATTTCAAGACCTGCAACCCGCGCTGAAAGGGCCGGGAGGCAAGGAGGTCAATCTGGACGTGGTGATGGATATTCCGGTGACGTTGGCGATGGAGATCGGGCGCACCAAGATCAGTATCCGCAATTTGTTGCAACTCAATCAGGGATCCGTCGTGGAGCTCGATCGCCTGGCCGGTGAACCCATGGACGTGCTGGTCAACGGGACTCTGATAGCTCACGGAGAGGTGGTGGTGGTGAACGAAAAGTTTGGCATCCGACTGACCGACGTGGTGAGTCCATCCGAGCGCGTCAAGCGCCTTACTTAA
- a CDS encoding flagellar basal body M-ring protein FliF has product MALVKTEALSHSFTGMSRLPMLRQFGLLIGLSAAIAIGIAVALWSQEPGYSLLYGNLSDKDASEITDALQRGNIPFKLDDRTGGIMVPSGMLHDARLQLASQSLPRGTGLGYEVLQQDQGFGTSRFVETARFQRAMEVELGRTISALANVRTARVHLAIPRQSVFIRDRHKPRASVLIHLQPGRLLEKPQVEAIVHMVSSAVPELASSDVKVIDQKGRLLTTSMDNSDLAMSAGQFEMTRQLEQSYVRRIEGILIPLLGSDGVRAEVSTEVDFTVVERTQESFNPDLPAVRSEQTFDEQSQGIAGAGGIPGALSNQPPGAAVAPEVASGAQGEGVGGGTPSNSSRRVVRNYELDKTISHTRLGGAALKRISVAVLVDDRRTVGDDGTVTTTARTPEEIERLTVLVKEAVGFSERRGDSVSVINASFAPPLAVEEVPEPAIWEQQWVWDIAKKVGGVALVLILAFGVLRPMLRSLAEKGQIAPQRQLVTVASNGELVPVSDDMAGQGGSMAGQQPRLGAPRADEYRDKMAAAQSILKEDPKRVAQVMKAWVATDG; this is encoded by the coding sequence ATGGCCCTGGTCAAGACTGAAGCTCTCTCCCACTCCTTTACCGGTATGAGCCGGTTACCGATGCTGCGCCAGTTCGGGCTGCTGATCGGCTTGTCGGCGGCGATCGCGATCGGCATCGCGGTGGCGCTCTGGTCGCAGGAGCCCGGTTATTCGCTGCTCTACGGTAACCTGAGCGACAAGGATGCCTCCGAAATTACGGATGCGCTGCAACGCGGCAATATTCCGTTCAAGCTCGACGATCGCACTGGCGGGATCATGGTCCCTTCGGGGATGCTCCATGATGCCCGGTTGCAGCTGGCGAGCCAGAGCCTACCCCGCGGCACCGGATTGGGTTACGAGGTTTTACAGCAAGATCAAGGGTTTGGAACCAGCCGTTTCGTGGAAACGGCGCGTTTTCAACGGGCGATGGAAGTGGAGTTGGGCCGCACCATCAGCGCTCTCGCCAATGTGCGTACCGCACGTGTACACCTGGCGATTCCGCGTCAGTCGGTGTTCATCCGCGATCGCCACAAGCCCCGCGCCTCGGTGCTGATCCATCTGCAACCTGGTCGCCTGTTGGAGAAGCCTCAGGTTGAGGCGATTGTGCACATGGTTTCGTCGGCCGTACCCGAGCTGGCCAGCAGCGACGTCAAGGTGATCGACCAGAAGGGGCGGCTTCTGACCACCTCCATGGACAACAGTGACCTCGCCATGTCGGCGGGTCAGTTCGAGATGACCCGCCAGTTGGAGCAGAGCTATGTGCGGCGCATCGAAGGCATACTAATCCCGTTGCTGGGCAGCGATGGCGTACGCGCAGAAGTCTCGACCGAGGTGGATTTCACCGTTGTCGAGCGCACGCAGGAGAGCTTCAACCCCGATCTGCCGGCGGTGCGCAGCGAGCAGACCTTCGATGAGCAGAGCCAGGGGATTGCCGGTGCCGGGGGAATCCCCGGTGCCCTGAGCAATCAACCGCCGGGAGCCGCCGTGGCCCCCGAAGTGGCGAGCGGCGCCCAGGGCGAAGGGGTGGGTGGTGGAACGCCAAGCAATTCAAGCCGCCGTGTCGTGCGCAACTACGAACTGGACAAGACCATCAGCCATACCCGCCTTGGCGGAGCCGCCTTGAAACGCATTTCTGTGGCGGTGTTGGTAGACGACAGGCGGACTGTTGGTGACGATGGCACGGTGACCACGACCGCGCGAACGCCCGAAGAGATCGAGCGACTCACGGTATTGGTGAAGGAAGCCGTTGGCTTCAGCGAACGCCGCGGTGACAGTGTCAGCGTGATCAATGCCTCGTTCGCGCCGCCGCTGGCCGTGGAAGAGGTGCCCGAGCCGGCGATCTGGGAACAGCAGTGGGTATGGGATATCGCCAAGAAGGTGGGTGGTGTTGCCCTGGTGCTGATCCTGGCCTTCGGCGTGCTGCGGCCGATGTTGCGCAGCCTGGCCGAGAAGGGGCAGATCGCCCCGCAGCGGCAGCTGGTTACCGTCGCGTCGAACGGCGAGCTGGTCCCGGTTTCCGACGATATGGCCGGTCAGGGCGGCTCAATGGCGGGACAGCAGCCGCGATTGGGTGCTCCCCGCGCCGATGAATACCGGGATAAGATGGCCGCAGCACAAAGTATCCTCAAAGAGGACCCGAAACGTGTGGCGCAAGTGATGAAAGCCTGGGTAGCGACGGATGGCTGA
- the fliP gene encoding flagellar biosynthetic protein FliP: protein MRAFCLLLLLLSSTEVAAAPAFPAFVVTPGEGGQQTYGVSIQVLMLMTALTLLPAAVLMMTSFTRIIIVLSILRQALGTMQTPSNQILIGLSLFLSFFVMVPVFDRAYNDALGPYLNEEIAPQEALQRAAKPFREFMFGQTRESDIALFTRISGREEFASQDDVPFSLLVPSFVTSELKTAFQIGFLIFIPFLIIDLVVASVLMSMGMMMLSPMLVSLPFKIMLFVVVDGWALVMGTLASSFFV from the coding sequence ATGCGCGCGTTCTGCCTGCTGCTTCTATTGTTGTCGAGCACTGAGGTTGCCGCTGCTCCCGCATTCCCTGCTTTCGTTGTGACGCCTGGCGAGGGCGGGCAGCAGACTTACGGTGTCAGTATTCAGGTGCTGATGTTGATGACCGCGCTGACGCTACTGCCAGCGGCGGTGCTGATGATGACGTCATTTACTCGCATCATCATTGTGCTGTCGATTCTGCGCCAGGCGTTGGGCACCATGCAGACGCCGTCCAACCAGATTCTGATCGGCCTCTCGCTGTTTCTCAGTTTTTTCGTGATGGTGCCGGTGTTCGATCGTGCCTACAACGACGCGCTGGGACCCTATCTCAACGAAGAGATTGCCCCACAAGAGGCGTTGCAGCGTGCGGCCAAACCGTTTCGCGAGTTTATGTTCGGCCAAACACGCGAGAGTGACATTGCACTGTTCACGCGCATCTCGGGGCGTGAAGAGTTCGCCAGCCAGGATGACGTGCCCTTCAGCCTGTTAGTGCCTTCGTTCGTCACCAGTGAATTGAAGACCGCGTTTCAGATCGGATTTCTGATTTTCATTCCGTTTTTGATTATTGACCTGGTAGTGGCAAGCGTTTTGATGTCCATGGGCATGATGATGCTCTCGCCGATGCTCGTCTCGCTGCCGTTCAAGATCATGTTGTTTGTGGTGGTGGACGGCTGGGCACTGGTGATGGGCACCCTGGCATCGAGCTTTTTTGTCTGA
- a CDS encoding flagellar motor switch protein FliG, which yields MAEQKGFGAGTERAAILLMAVGETHAAEVLKHMGPKEVQKLGMAMTQLSNVSKDEVSKILGEFVEMVDNQTALGVGTEDYVRNVLVSALGEEKAGGLIDRILLGSGSKGLDSLKWMDPRAVAELIRLEHPQIIAIVLAYLDADQASDILKALPDRLRYDVVMRIAAIDGIQPSALRELDQIMEKSFSNKTNVKTSTTFGGIKAAADILNLLDSSVENALMEEIKNADADLGQAIQDKMFVFENLVDVDDRGIQTLLREISSDALAVALKGADEGVKEKIFKNMSKRAAEMLRDDLEVRGPVKLSDVEAAQKEILMTARRLADSGEISLGGKGEAMV from the coding sequence ATGGCTGAGCAAAAGGGGTTTGGCGCGGGTACCGAGCGCGCCGCGATCTTGTTGATGGCGGTCGGGGAGACGCACGCCGCCGAAGTGCTCAAGCATATGGGGCCCAAAGAGGTCCAGAAGCTGGGCATGGCGATGACGCAGCTCTCCAACGTTTCCAAGGATGAGGTGAGCAAGATCCTCGGCGAGTTCGTCGAAATGGTCGACAACCAGACCGCGCTGGGCGTGGGCACGGAAGATTATGTACGCAATGTGCTGGTCAGCGCGCTGGGGGAGGAGAAGGCAGGCGGTCTGATCGATCGCATTCTGCTGGGTTCCGGCAGCAAGGGGCTGGATTCGCTGAAATGGATGGATCCGCGCGCAGTCGCCGAACTGATACGCCTGGAGCATCCGCAGATCATTGCAATAGTGCTGGCCTATCTCGACGCTGATCAAGCCTCCGATATTCTCAAGGCGCTGCCTGATCGCCTTCGTTATGACGTGGTGATGCGCATCGCCGCCATCGACGGTATCCAACCGTCGGCCCTGCGCGAACTCGATCAGATCATGGAGAAGAGTTTCAGCAACAAGACCAACGTCAAGACCTCGACCACGTTTGGCGGGATCAAGGCAGCGGCGGATATTCTCAACCTCCTGGACAGCTCGGTCGAGAACGCCCTGATGGAGGAGATCAAGAACGCCGACGCCGATCTCGGGCAGGCCATTCAGGACAAGATGTTCGTCTTCGAGAATCTCGTGGATGTGGACGATCGCGGTATTCAAACCCTGTTGCGCGAGATCTCCAGCGACGCGCTCGCCGTCGCCCTGAAAGGCGCCGACGAGGGCGTCAAGGAGAAGATCTTCAAGAATATGTCCAAACGGGCTGCCGAGATGCTGCGTGACGATCTCGAGGTGCGCGGTCCGGTGAAATTGAGCGATGTCGAAGCGGCGCAAAAGGAGATCCTGATGACCGCGCGCAGACTCGCCGATTCGGGCGAGATCTCTCTCGGCGGCAAGGGCGAGGCCATGGTATGA
- a CDS encoding flagellar assembly protein FliH — protein MTISRVIPKEQMESILRWAAPEVDGAAGAAGARGTVAGHPEVMTAHKLEELQQRAYQEGFEQGRREGRDAGMAELRQQAQRLQGAFDLLSHPLEELDQAVEEQLLHLVTVVAQQMIRRELKANPGEIVAVVRECLALLPVASREVRVQLHPEDAALVRDALGQPGGERGWQIIEDPVITPGGCRVVTEMSRIDATVESRLIALVTSLLGGERQDDRSRDQE, from the coding sequence GTGACCATTTCGCGCGTCATCCCCAAAGAGCAGATGGAGTCGATTCTGCGTTGGGCTGCGCCCGAAGTTGACGGAGCAGCGGGTGCTGCCGGCGCCCGCGGTACGGTGGCGGGACATCCTGAAGTCATGACTGCCCATAAGCTGGAGGAACTGCAGCAACGAGCCTATCAGGAGGGGTTCGAACAGGGGCGCCGCGAAGGCCGCGATGCCGGCATGGCGGAACTGCGCCAGCAAGCGCAGCGTCTGCAGGGGGCATTCGATCTTCTAAGCCACCCCCTGGAAGAGCTGGATCAGGCGGTCGAAGAACAGCTCCTGCATTTGGTTACAGTCGTTGCGCAACAGATGATCCGGCGCGAACTCAAAGCCAACCCTGGCGAGATCGTCGCCGTGGTACGCGAATGCCTGGCCCTGCTGCCGGTCGCTTCACGCGAGGTGCGGGTGCAGCTGCATCCTGAAGATGCGGCATTGGTTCGTGATGCGCTGGGGCAACCCGGGGGTGAGCGCGGCTGGCAGATCATAGAAGATCCGGTGATCACGCCCGGGGGTTGTCGGGTGGTGACCGAGATGTCCCGTATTGATGCCACCGTCGAAAGCCGCCTGATTGCCCTGGTGACCAGTCTGCTCGGCGGGGAGCGCCAAGATGACCGATCCCGCGACCAGGAGTGA
- the fliR gene encoding flagellar biosynthetic protein FliR has protein sequence MVISTDEFAGFVTFALWPFLRVAALIGTAPVFSSDMVPMRIRVVMALAVTAMVLPVLPQTPSADPLSAQGVLISAQQILIGVAMGFALRLVFSALTVAGQTVATSMGLGFASTIDPQNGVQVPVVSQLYVILATLLFLVFNGHLMLIEMVARSFQSLPVAVDGLTRNGLWALVSWGSDMFAGAMLIAMPVVASILLLNISFGVITRAAPQLNIFAVGFPLTIMMGFIILWLTLPGIVPQFERLLMDGLDMTARLVGPGE, from the coding sequence ATGGTAATTTCAACCGACGAATTCGCAGGTTTTGTCACATTTGCATTGTGGCCGTTCCTGCGTGTGGCCGCGTTGATTGGAACGGCACCGGTATTCAGTTCCGACATGGTGCCGATGCGCATCCGTGTGGTGATGGCCCTGGCGGTGACCGCGATGGTGCTGCCGGTGTTGCCGCAAACGCCAAGCGCTGATCCCCTCAGCGCACAGGGGGTGCTGATCTCGGCGCAGCAAATCCTGATCGGTGTCGCCATGGGATTTGCACTGCGTCTGGTGTTCAGTGCACTCACGGTCGCCGGGCAGACGGTGGCCACCAGTATGGGTCTCGGGTTTGCCTCTACTATCGATCCGCAAAACGGTGTGCAAGTGCCGGTCGTGAGTCAACTCTACGTCATTCTCGCCACGCTGTTGTTTCTGGTGTTCAACGGCCATCTGATGTTGATCGAAATGGTGGCGCGGAGTTTTCAGTCGCTGCCGGTGGCGGTGGATGGCCTGACCCGCAACGGTCTTTGGGCACTGGTCAGCTGGGGCAGTGACATGTTCGCCGGCGCCATGCTGATCGCGATGCCGGTGGTGGCGTCGATTCTGTTGCTCAACATCTCGTTCGGCGTGATCACCCGAGCGGCGCCGCAGCTCAACATCTTTGCGGTCGGTTTCCCGCTCACGATCATGATGGGATTCATCATTCTGTGGTTGACACTGCCAGGGATCGTCCCGCAGTTCGAACGGCTGCTGATGGATGGACTCGATATGACCGCGCGACTCGTGGGACCCGGAGAGTAG
- the fliO gene encoding flagellar biosynthetic protein FliO, giving the protein MSQSQVLRDLFVPKKWTVRLAALTAAVTHNLFAAESTTGRGAGLPSDPLATTSLVQLMAGLILVLALIGVSAWLLRRFNRFQSAAGGQMKILGGLSMGTRERVVLLQVGKQQLLLGVAPGRVQTLHVLDDPVEVSPVGGAEGGGGFAQRLQTAMRQRSGS; this is encoded by the coding sequence ATGAGTCAGTCCCAGGTACTGAGGGATCTGTTTGTGCCCAAAAAATGGACGGTGCGGCTGGCGGCGCTCACGGCGGCGGTGACGCACAACCTGTTTGCGGCCGAGTCCACAACCGGACGCGGTGCCGGTTTGCCCAGCGATCCACTGGCGACCACCAGTCTGGTGCAATTGATGGCGGGGTTGATTCTGGTGCTGGCGCTGATTGGCGTCAGTGCGTGGTTGTTGCGTCGTTTCAATCGCTTTCAGAGCGCGGCGGGCGGGCAGATGAAAATCCTCGGCGGCCTGTCGATGGGCACCCGCGAGCGGGTGGTGCTGTTGCAGGTGGGCAAGCAGCAACTATTGCTCGGTGTGGCGCCTGGACGGGTGCAGACCCTCCACGTGCTCGATGATCCGGTCGAGGTGTCTCCGGTCGGCGGTGCGGAGGGCGGCGGCGGTTTCGCGCAACGCCTGCAGACCGCAATGCGCCAAAGGAGCGGTTCATGA